The Paenibacillus uliginis N3/975 genome has a window encoding:
- a CDS encoding glycosyltransferase family protein, with protein sequence MGRRGDMNVLIIGSEKIASYKIGIEQPLRHLEQNGVCQFDVRSDNDVDKSRLGAADIVIFFRTVQPEAYKLLEMAREMGKKTVYAIDDHFLAMSPTSDMGRYYHESSRRKTYVKFLKNAQIVKVASGFFAKHLDTHFKPNKLVYFPGSVDFSILSGLKKNRKAEDKIVIGYEGGRKPVAFEPVIKALDEVIRKYGDKVRIEFCGYAPEELTDKPQVSTEPYDENYKNFLKRLYRSSWDIGLAPLERTLLHDCKSNNKFREYSACRIPGIYTSSPAYEEWVQGKESGLIVSETSEEWYKAIVELIEQPELRQNIADHAEKVAWENFSVEACAERWRSQIFMSE encoded by the coding sequence ATGGGAAGAAGAGGAGATATGAACGTACTCATCATCGGATCGGAAAAAATCGCATCATATAAAATTGGCATTGAGCAGCCGCTCAGGCATCTTGAACAAAACGGAGTATGCCAGTTTGATGTCAGATCAGATAATGATGTAGACAAATCAAGACTAGGAGCAGCGGATATCGTCATCTTCTTTCGCACGGTTCAGCCAGAAGCGTATAAACTTCTTGAAATGGCCCGTGAGATGGGAAAAAAAACAGTGTATGCCATCGACGATCATTTCTTAGCCATGTCCCCTACTTCGGATATGGGGAGATATTACCATGAATCGTCGCGAAGAAAGACGTATGTCAAGTTTCTTAAAAACGCTCAAATCGTAAAAGTCGCCTCAGGTTTCTTTGCAAAACATCTCGACACGCATTTTAAACCGAATAAACTTGTATATTTTCCAGGAAGTGTTGATTTTTCGATCTTATCCGGATTGAAAAAGAACAGAAAAGCAGAGGACAAAATTGTTATTGGTTATGAAGGTGGGAGAAAACCGGTGGCCTTCGAACCTGTTATTAAGGCACTTGATGAGGTCATAAGGAAGTATGGGGATAAAGTGAGAATTGAGTTTTGTGGATACGCTCCGGAAGAACTTACAGATAAACCACAGGTGTCCACAGAACCTTATGATGAAAATTATAAAAATTTTCTGAAACGTCTTTATCGTTCAAGCTGGGATATTGGATTGGCACCGCTCGAGCGAACACTGCTGCACGATTGTAAGAGCAATAATAAATTCCGCGAATATTCGGCTTGCCGAATCCCGGGCATCTACACTTCCTCTCCGGCATACGAAGAATGGGTTCAGGGCAAAGAAAGTGGTCTGATTGTCTCGGAAACAAGCGAAGAGTGGTATAAGGCTATAGTCGAGCTGATCGAACAGCCGGAACTGCGGCAAAACATTGCAGATCATGCGGAAAAAGTAGCCTGGGAAAATTTCTCGGTGGAAGCTTGTGCTGAGCGGTGGCGTTCACAAATTTTTATGTCGGAATAA